The following coding sequences are from one Lasioglossum baleicum chromosome 18, iyLasBale1, whole genome shotgun sequence window:
- the LOC143217880 gene encoding uncharacterized protein LOC143217880: MPMGITKVRKGREGTVILGCETGEEMDKLKDVVQSKLGDNYNVTESLQKKPKIKIVNISEEEMELDDDKLIDTIKKQNSIGESHINIVKRIQERKYMDDSQTRSRRKGGRSMIIEVDEVTHELMLKKEKLNIGWSKCPVFNHFSIRRCFKCWGFYHIAKNCTRDETCHKCAGKHKSSECKEKHNKCINCMFKIKTYNLKIKEDHDALDPECPTYKRAIEEEKRRGGWETKK; this comes from the coding sequence ATGCCAATGGGGATAACAAAGGTACGAAAAGGAAGAGAAGGAACAGTAATTCTAGGCTGTGAGACAGGAGAAGAAATGGATAAATTAAAAGATGTAGTACAGTCCAAGCTAGGTGACAATTATAATGTTACAGAATCACTACAAAAGAagccgaaaataaaaattgtcaatatcAGCGAGGAAGAAATGGAGTTGGATGATGATAAATTAAtagatacaatcaagaaacagaATAGTATTGGTGAATCTCACATAAACATAGTAAAGAGAATCCAGGAAAGAAAATATATGGATGATAGTCAGACCAGGAGTAGAAGAAAAGGAGGTAGATCTATGATAATTGAAGTAGATGAAGTAACTCATGAATTgatgttaaaaaaagaaaagttgaatataggctggagtaaatgccctgtattCAATCATTTTAGTATAAGGAGATGCTTCAAGTGCTGGGGTTTCTAccatattgcaaaaaattgcaCGAGAGATGAAACATGTCATAAATGTGCTGGAAAGCATAAATCAAGTGAATGTAAAGAGAAAcataataaatgtataaattgtatgtttaaaataaagacatataatttgaaaataaaggaaGATCATGATGCGTTGGATCCGGAATGTCCAACATACAAGAGGGCTATCGAAGAGGAGAAGAGAAGAGGTGGATGGGAAACCAAAAAATAG